In Cololabis saira isolate AMF1-May2022 chromosome 14, fColSai1.1, whole genome shotgun sequence, a single genomic region encodes these proteins:
- the LOC133460123 gene encoding protein NLRC3-like: MFVKDELKKILKVLSPDYPESSESLEDDEDEEQKSIRETFMKITVKFLRRRKQEKLADLLQSKTTAAVCQSKLKVQLQKKYKHVSEGIIKAGNKTLLEQIYTELYITEGGTGDVNKEHEVRQIEAASRKPDRAETAIRQEDIFKPPPGTDEPIRTVMTKGVAGIGKTVLTQKFSLDWAEGRTNQDIQFLLPFTFRQLNVLREEKFSLVELVHHFFTETRGICSFEEFQVVFIFDGLDECRLPLDFHNSTIVSDPRRSTSVDVLLTNLIRGNLLPSARLWITTRPAAANQIPPYCVDMVTEVRGFTDPQKEEYFRKRFREEEQTSRIISHIKTSRSLHIMCHIPVFCWITATVLENVLENVLETREAGGLPKTLTEMYIHFLVVQAKLKKVKYDGGSGTEPHWSPETRKMVESLGKLAFEQLQKGNLIFYEPDLRECGIDVREASVYSGVFTQIFREESGLYQDQVFCFIHLSVQEFLAALHVHQTFIKSGVNLLEEQRNTETDLYQSAVDKALQSPNGHLDLFLRFLLGLSLETNQNLLRGLMTSNQRSSQNNQETVEYIKEKISEDLSAERSINLFHCLNELNDGSLVEKVQRSLRSGRLSRDKLSPAQWSALAFILLSSGDLEVFDLKKFSASEEVLRRLLPVVKASKKVL; this comes from the coding sequence agACCACCGCTGCCGTTTGTCAATCCAAACTCAAAGTTCAGCTGCAGAAGAAGTACAAGCATGTGTCTGAGGGGATCATTAAAGCAGGAAATAAaacccttctggagcagatctacacggagctctacatcacagagggagggaccggagacgtcaacaaagaacatgaagtcagacagattgaagcagcttccaggaaaccagacagagcagaaacagccatcagacaggaagacatctttaaacccccacctggaacagatgaaccaatcagaacggtgatgacgaagggagtggccggcatcgggaaaacagtcctaacacagaagttcagtctggactgggctgaaggcagaaccaaccaggacatccagttcctgcttccattcaccttcagacagctgaatgtgctgagagaggagaagttcagcttggtggaactagttcatcacttcttcactgaaaccagaggaatctgcagctttgaagagttccaggtcgtgttcatctttgacggtctggatgagtgtcgacttcctctggacttccacaactctacaatcgtcagtgaccccagaaggtccacctcagtggacgtgctgctgacaaacctcatcagggggaacctgcttccttctgctcgtctctggatcaccacacgacccgcagcagccaatcagatccctccttactgtgttgacatggtgacggaggtcagagggttcactgacccacagaaggaggaatacttcaggaaaaggttcagagaagaggagcagaccagcaggatcatctcccacatcaagacatcacggagcctccacatcatgtgccacatcccagtcttctgctggatcactgctacggtcctggagaacgtcctggagaacgtcctggaaaccagagaggcaggggggctgcccaagaccctgactgagatgtacatccactttctggtggtccaggccaaactgaagaaggtcaagtatgacggAGGATCTGGGACGGAACCACATTGGAGTCCAGAGaccaggaagatggtggagtctctgggaaaactggcttttgagcagctgcagaaaggaaacctgatcttctatgaaccagacctgagagagtgtggcatcgatgtaagagaggcttcagtgtactcaggagtgttcacccagatctttagagaggagagtggcctgtaccaggaccaggtcttctgcttcatccatctgagtgtccaggagtttctggcggctcttcatgtccatcagaccttcatcaagtctggagtcaacctgctggaggaacagaGAAACACAGAGACTGACCTCTATCAGAGcgctgtggacaaggccttacagagtcccaacggacacctggacttgttcctgcgcttcctcctgggtctttcactggagaccaatcagaacctcctacgaggtctgatgacatcaaaccaaagaagttcacagaacaatcaggaaacagttgaatacatcaaggagaagatcagtgaggatctgtctgcagagagaagcatcaacctgttccactgtctgaatgaactgaacgatggttctctggtggagaaggtccaacggtccctgaggtctggacgtctctccagagataaactgtctcctgctcagtggtcggctctggccttcatcttactgtcatcaggagatctggaggtgttcgacctgaagaagttctcagcttcagaggaggttctacggaggctgctgccggtggtcaaagcctccaagaaagttctGTAA